Below is a genomic region from Rickettsiales bacterium.
CCAGCAGAATACAGGCGTGATCGCAACAAGTGCGGCTACGATAATCCAGGTGGAAATATAGGCCGGAAAGAGCAGCGCGATGAATGACGCCAGCAGCGTTTTGAAAACCCACTCATTGGTTTTAACCGCGGTGGATTGGTGCTGCTTAATCCTTTCATCCACCTCATGCCAGAACGTATCCTGTGCGTCTTTTCGGAAAGTATTGCGATAGATCGTCGCATGCATGCGCGCAAAATGTTTGCTGATATAATATGCAATGATCATCAGCACGAGCGCGGCAAGCACGAATGGGGCGTGGAGTATCATAAACACTCTCTTTCATAATGTGGCGATAGGCAGATTATCCCATTACGTCTTCAATCTTCAAGGCATAAGGAGTCACGGCAAAAATCGGCTCGCAATTGAGCGGCTTGTAGGAAGGCATTTTCTGCGTGCGTATTAGCACGCTGTTAGCCATTGTCATATCGGGCGTGATGATATCGATGATATCACGCATCCTCGGCGCTCCCCAGGTCTTTTTCCAGGATTCATGTGCCGGTGCGAGCGCATTCGCTTCCGCAAGCGTAGTGCAGCTTGTAAAACTGTCCGCATTAAATAGCACGCCTTCCTCTTTCGCCCTGTGCATCATCCATGCAAGCGGGATTTCGGAAAGTCCGCAATCCGCATAACCTCCTCCCACATCGCAGTGCACTCCGGCAAACCAGGTCTGCCGTAGTTTTTGTCCCGGACGAGTGGGGCCGTTCCATAATGTAGGAGGAAATTCTTTGCGCCGTTCGTCAACAGATAATGCCTGATATGCCGCATCGACATTGGGATGCAGGGTCGTATCCAGAAAACCATAAATTTTGGTGTCAAAGCCTTCAAAAATATCGCCGGGAATACCGAGCGAGCCGACCGTATCCCACACGCCGATCATAGCGATAGTAATTTCACGATTGCCATATTGTTTCCGGACGGCTTCCAGTTGCGCGCTGTTGCGGCTGCGGTAAGCGCTTAATACATCCGAACTGGTGCTGGCGGTGATGAGGCTTTTATCCGGCAAACCGCAGGCTGCAATCATTCCGGCAAGACTGCGCACTGTATAGGCGCCGCGGCTGAAGCCGAAAAAATAGAGGCGGTCGCCCTCATTATAATGTTGAGCGATGTAATCGTACCCATTCTTGATTTTCTCGAACAGGCCCACACCGAAAAAACCGCCCATAAACTTTTCGACACGGTTGCCGTCTGCCCCTATGCCGTCATCGTAATGAGTAATTTGTGCATCGGACTGCTCAAGTGCGTTGAATAATTTTGCGACGTTACTGAGAGGCTTTTTATCCGGCAGGTCGGTATCCCATGTGCCGTCCGCACAGAAAATGATATTGGCCATGTATGTTCGAATGGTTAGTTATATTGTATAGAGAAATGCGCGCGACTATATGCTGCCAGCACAGGATATGCAATAACCGTAAGTTGAAATACAACCATCTGTTGCAGTTTTGCAATTGCGCGCGAATATATTCCAAAAACGAAAAGGCTCAATTGAAAAGCATGAACGGCAATGCTACAGGTCAGCCGATAATCTCTCTTAATGGTTGAACAATGGCATTGAAAGATACATTACAGGCGTTTGCGCTAAAACACCTTCCTTTCGCGTTCTGTCTGTTGCGTAATATTAAGCCTGTTCTGACCTTCGGCGACCTTACGATTGTGAGCCGGTTTGCGGATGTGCAGGAAGTGCTGTCGCGACCGGATGTGTTCGGTGTGACCTATGCGCAGAAAATGGGAGTGGTGACGGCAGGCAGTAATTTCTTCCTCGGAATGGATAACACGCCGACTTATATGCGCGATGTTTCGAACATGCGCATCCTGATCTGCCGCGAGGATATTGACAGCATCATCATGCCGATGATCGAGCGGCTGTGCAGGGAAGTGCTTTCGGGGCGCACGCGCGAGCTTGACGTGGTGAAAGATCTGGGCGGTGCAGTGCCGGCACGCTTCGTCAAGGAATATATGGGGGTTCCGGGTACAAGCGAGGCCGAATTGATCGACTGGACGACTTATCTCTTTCAATATCTTTTTGCTCCGAAAAATCCCAAGGAAGTGGATGACAAGGCCGTTACTGATGCTGCAAAACTGCGAGCCTATCTTGATGATCTGATTGCGAAGCGCAAAGCCGCAGGTGTTACAGGGGATGATACGATAGCACGTTCGTTGGCCCTGCAGACATCCGGTACGCCCGGTATGACAGATGTAGATATTCGCAACAATATGATCGGCATCATCATCGGCGCGATTCCGACTACATCCAAATGCGTGGCGCTCGTGATCGACTATCTGCTGGATCATCCTGATCTGCTGGCTGCAGCACATGAGGCGGCGCTGCGTGATGACAACGCGCTCATGCGTAAATACGTGCTGGAATCGCTGCGCCTCAATCCGTTCTCACCCGGTATCTTCCGTATCACGAATGAAGATTATACCGTGGCGGCAGGCTCGTTCCATGCGACCAAAATCCGCAAAGGCGAAAAAGTCGTGGTGTTGACTCAGTCTGCAATGCTGGACGGCAGGCAGGTGAAGTCGCCGTGCCGCTTCAGGCTCGACCGCCCGGATTACCAGTATATGCATTTCGGCTATGGCATGCATACCTGCTTTGGCCAGTATATTAACATGGCGCAGATTCCCCTTATCGTGAAAGCTATCCTGAAACTGCCGAACCTGCGGCGCAAGGGCGGCGAGGAAGGCAAGATACAGAGCCGCGACGGATTCCCCACTAGCCTGAAAGTGGAGTTCGGTGCGTAACATGCAAAGAAAAGCAGTGCGTGGATACGCGGAGGAATTTTATATGACGCCCCCTTTAGAGGGGGTAGGCGAAGCCGTAGGGGGCGATGCACTCGCCACCTCTAAATTATAGGAATAAACACTATGTCCAATATCGCCGGAAAATCCTATGCCATGAATGTCGTCACGCCCATCCGCTGGTGGACGCGCTGGTTCAACCGCGGCATTTTTCTTGCTGTGACCATCGGGACAAAAGTCTCCATTCCGCTCTTTACGCCTTTCATTATCAGCAAGCTCAAGGGGCTGATGACACTGTCGCTTATTCATTATGCGCGCTGGGCCATTGTAAGGCCGTGTGATTTTCCGCATCTGGATGCTTCCCAGCCGCGCGAGACGATCAAATACAGCTATATGTTCTTCTTCAGCAATTTCAATGGCAGCTGGACGCAATATGTCGATTCATTCCATATGGCCATTCCGACCGGCCTGAACCTGTTCTGGAAATGGAACGTGCGCTACCCCGGTTCCGTGCCGTTGTCGCCGTTTCATTCCTATATTACGTATAACCAGATATGGACGAATCATTACTATAATGCCTATCCGCTGGCTGCCTCCAACGATGTTAAGGCCGCCAAAGAGCTCAGGGATGGGCTGCTGGATTTCGTGAGCAAAACACGCGGCACCACGCCGGAGGATTTTAAAAAACGCTATGACGCATTCCTCAATGCGATGCAGAGCAATATCAGCATGATGGAACCGACGCCGATCGTAAGCCTCGCAACGCAGGCCGTCTTGGCGCGGCGTCAGACAGCAGCATAACGGGAAGGAAAAACACCATGGCAAATACAGCAGCAGGCGCATACGGCCTGACATTATTATGCCCTATCAAGGGCGATATTGACGGGGCATGCTGCGGCAATATCGTGCGCAACCGCTTAGAGGCGCTTCCGCTGGATGCATTGAGCCCGATGGCGAAAGTGCCGAACACCTATCTGTGCCGGTTTTATGTACTCGACGATGTGTTCTACGAAAGCTATCCGGCATGCGAGGAGCATCTGAAGTCGCGCTACCTTGTGTTCTGCGCAAACTTCCATGGCGATCTCGATACTTACCTG
It encodes:
- a CDS encoding cytochrome P450 is translated as MALKDTLQAFALKHLPFAFCLLRNIKPVLTFGDLTIVSRFADVQEVLSRPDVFGVTYAQKMGVVTAGSNFFLGMDNTPTYMRDVSNMRILICREDIDSIIMPMIERLCREVLSGRTRELDVVKDLGGAVPARFVKEYMGVPGTSEAELIDWTTYLFQYLFAPKNPKEVDDKAVTDAAKLRAYLDDLIAKRKAAGVTGDDTIARSLALQTSGTPGMTDVDIRNNMIGIIIGAIPTTSKCVALVIDYLLDHPDLLAAAHEAALRDDNALMRKYVLESLRLNPFSPGIFRITNEDYTVAAGSFHATKIRKGEKVVVLTQSAMLDGRQVKSPCRFRLDRPDYQYMHFGYGMHTCFGQYINMAQIPLIVKAILKLPNLRRKGGEEGKIQSRDGFPTSLKVEFGA
- a CDS encoding DUF2235 domain-containing protein encodes the protein MANIIFCADGTWDTDLPDKKPLSNVAKLFNALEQSDAQITHYDDGIGADGNRVEKFMGGFFGVGLFEKIKNGYDYIAQHYNEGDRLYFFGFSRGAYTVRSLAGMIAACGLPDKSLITASTSSDVLSAYRSRNSAQLEAVRKQYGNREITIAMIGVWDTVGSLGIPGDIFEGFDTKIYGFLDTTLHPNVDAAYQALSVDERRKEFPPTLWNGPTRPGQKLRQTWFAGVHCDVGGGYADCGLSEIPLAWMMHRAKEEGVLFNADSFTSCTTLAEANALAPAHESWKKTWGAPRMRDIIDIITPDMTMANSVLIRTQKMPSYKPLNCEPIFAVTPYALKIEDVMG